Genomic window (Rhizobium sp. SL42):
ATGATATCGGGGTGGTGGGCATGCAGATAGACGGCGCCCGCACCTTGGCGCGCGCCAAGCTGGTTGGCGTAGGAAAAGGAATCCTCCAGCAGCTTCATCACCGGAATGACGCCGGAAGACTGGTTCTCGATCTGCTTGATCGGCGCGCCCATCTCTCTGATATTGGTGAGCGACAGCGCCACGCCACCGCCGCGTTTGGAGAGCTGCAGGGCCGAATTGATCGAGCGGCCGATGCTCTCCATGTTGTCTTCGACCCGCAGCAGAAAGCAGGAAACAAGCTCGCCGCGCTGCTTCTTGCCGGCATTGAGGAAGGTCGGCGTCGCCGGCTGGAAACGGCCGGAGATGATCTCGTCGACCAGATCGCGGGCAAGCTGTTCATTGCCGCGCGCCAGCGTTAGCGCCACCATGCAGACGCGGTCCTCATAGCGCTCCAGGTAGCGCTTTCCATCGAAGGTCTTCAACGTATAGGAGGTGTAGTATTTGAATGCGCCGAGAAAGGTGGGAAAGCGGAACTTGCGGCCATAGGCGTCATCGAAGAGGTCGCGGACGAAATTGAACGCATACTGGTCTAGCACTTCGCGCTCGTAGTATTCCTCCGCCACCAGGTAATCGAGCTTCTCCCGGAGGTTATGGAAGAAGACTGTGTTCTGGTTGACGTGCTCAAGGAAATACTGCTTGGCCGCCTGCCGGTCCTTGTCGAACTGGATTTTGCCCTCCTCGTCATAGAGGTTCAGCATGGCGTTCAGCGCATGATAATCATGCGTGCCTTCGGTGGGGGTGCCCGTCTTAGTATGGGTCAGCGTGTCCAAAATCGTTCCAGTCCCTGTCTGACGGCGGCAACGTCTTCTTGCGTTCCGAGAAGCTCGAACCGGTAGAGGAGTGGCACGCCGCATTTGTCGGCGATGATCTTGCCGGCGCGCCCATAGGCCTCGCCGAAGTTCGTGTTGCCCGCCGCGATCACGCCGCGGAGGAGATGTCGGGTCTGTGGATTGTTGAGAAACCGGATGACGGGCTTCGGTACCGCACCCTTATCCCCACCGCCGCCATAGGTCGGCGTAATCAGCACAAAGGGCTCACTGGGCATCGGCGGCTCGTCCGTTCCATCGATCGGCAGACGCAAGGCGTCGCCCCCGATCTTCTCAACGAAGCGGCGGGTGTTTTCCGATCGGCTAGAGAAGTAGACGAGACCGCCCATCATCGTGGGCCTTAAGCCAACGCGCTGATCATGTCGGGGCGGAAGCCCGCCCAATGCTGCTCACCGGCGATGACAACCGGCACCTGACGATAACCAAGTTCGGACACGAGTGCGAAGGCCTGCGCATCCTCGGAGACATCGACCACAGTATAGTCGATGCCCTGACGATCAAGGGCGCGAGTGGTGGCGGTGCATTGAACGCAGGCGGGCTTGGAATAGACGGTGATCGACATGAGTTCCTCGTGGAGAATGGACGCAGAAGGGAGCGGCCGGACTGGCGTCAGCCGGAGCGAAATGGTCAATGTGGAAATGGCGGTACGAAAAGCCGCAGTCGGAAGGACTACGGGTCAGTGATGGTCTGGAATGACATGTTCATGGCCTTCACCCCGAAGCAGACGATTTGACGGGGGAGCGAGAACGGCGCACACCCGGTTTCATCCGGACACGATCAACCGCACCCTGCCGAGCACCCCGCCGGCGGACGTATCTTTCAAGGCAGGTCTCCTGGCTCACGGGTCACAGCACTTGTTCCGCCTTCCCGGGAAAACCCAGTGGCATGATGGAGCAGGCACTCGCCGTTCACAGTTGCGGGGGCAGCCTCGGCTTATCGGACCTCATGTCCGCTACCGAATTCCCGTCTTAGCCCTTGATCCGCTGACGAATCGATGGGAACCTCGAACACTACATATAGTAGACGAGACAATACTTCCGTCAACAGATACGATTCACCTAGCCCGAATTTGACGGGGATAACCGGAACTCGCCTCTGCTACCCGTCGGCACTAGCCCTGATAACCGGGGCTTTCTCGGCCTTGCGCAGTGGCGAATGCATATGGTGGATGCGCAACCCATGTCATTGGAACACCGCATAACAGCGAAGGCACCGATCGGTGCCACCTTCGAGCGCACCGTGTCGAAGGTAGTCACCACGCCTTCTGGTCGATTGCACGCGGCTCACGAAGAGGCCGATCATTCGGCAGTCTGGCGCACTCTCTTCTCGCATGGATCGGCTCAGCCGTTTTGCAGAAAATCGGAAAGCACGGCATTGAACGCTGCTGACGATTCGATGTTGACGATATGACGTCCTGCCAGCGCAACATGCCGCCCACGCTGCACATTCGCGGCAATCGCCTTGAGGTCTGAAGGTGGGCAGACCGCATCGTCTTCGCCGGAAACTGTCAGCAAAGAATGGTATATCCGGTCAAGCTCGCCGCGAAGATCAGCATCTGCTAGCGCCGAGCAGCAACCGACGTAACCCTCTGGGCTTGTTGCGGCGAAACGGTCGAGAATGCCACCCACCAGCTCCGGCTCTGCTAGGGTGAAATCAGGTGTGAACCACCGATCTGAGGTGGCTACGACCAGCCCGCCGAGACCGCTCTTCCGCACGGCTTGCATGCGGTCTTCCCAGCCGTCGCTTGTCCCGATCCGGGCGGCGGTGGCGCAGAGGACGACCTTGCCCAGGCGATCGCCGGCATGGATGGCAAGCCATTGTCCGGTCAGGCCGCCGATAGAGAGGCCGCAAAAATGCACCCGGTCGATGTTCAACGCATCGAGCAGCGCCAGAACGTCGCCGCCGAGATCGGAAAGCGCATAACGAGCCGGTGGAGCGGAAGACCGGCCGTGGCCGCGCCTGTCGTAGCGCAGCACCCGGTAAGTCTGCGTCAGTGCGGCCACCTGCCTGTCCCACATGCCGAGGTCGGTACCGAGCGAATTGCAGAACAGCAACCACGGTCTGCCGGCGACATCGCCGTCGATTCGATAGTGAAGACGATGGCCGGCAAGATCGAGATAGGGCATGGCGGGCGGCTTTCGGCGTGACACGGAGGGATGGGACGACCGGCGGGCAGCGCCACGCCGGTCGACGATTTTTCATGCCACGGCGAGTTGCGCCGCTTCGGTGCGACGGGCATTGCTGACGGCGAAGATCAGCATGGCGAGCGCCGAGACCATGGCAGGGATGGCGAAAATTAGAAAGTTCTGCTGCAACGGCAGTTCCCTGGCCAGCAGCACGCCGCCGAGCGTCGGCCCCACGATTGCACCGATGCGGCCGACACCCGAAGCCCAACCCAGCCCCGTAGAGCGAACGGAAAGGTTGTAGAGCTGCGCGACACTGGCATAAAGCAGGATCTGCGTGCCGATGGTGGTGGCGCCGGCGACGAAAACCAGCAGGAACAGGAGACCCGCCGACGGGGTGTAGCCGATCAGTGCGATCGAAGCGGCGGCAGCGAGAAAGTAGCCGACCACCACTTTCGGCAGACCAAAACGATCCCCCAGCCAGCCGCCGGCGATGGCCCCTGCCATACCGCCGAAGTTCAGCGAAAAAAGACTGAGCAAGCTTGCCTTCTCGGCATAGCCGGCCTCCTGAAGAACCTTCGGCAACCACGACGACAGAAGATAGACCAGCAGAAGGCAGCAGAAGAACGCGACCCAGAGCATGACCGTGCGTAGCGCACGCTGGTGGCGGAAGAGCTCAGCAATTGAGGCGGATGCGCCCCTCTTCTCCGTGAAGACCAGCGTATCGCCGCTTTCGAGCCGGGCGGATGGTGCGATCCGTGCGTAAATGCGACGGGCCTTTTCCTGCTCCCCCTGGCGGATGAGAAAACCGAGCGATTCCGGGAGCTTCCAGAGGACGAATGGCAGGAGCAGCAGCGGCACCGCCGCGACGAAGAACATCGGCTTCCAGCCATAGTGCGGAATGAGGCCGATACCAAGGCCAGCCGCCACCATGCCGCCGACCGAGTATCCGGAAAACATCAGTGCGACCATGGTACCGCGAAGACGCTTGGGCGCATATTCGTTCATCAGCGCCACAGCATTCGGCATCAGGCCTCCGCAGCCGAGACCGGCAAAAAAGCGGAAGAGCTTGAACTGATCCGGCGTATTGGCAAAACCGGTCAGAAGCGTGGCGACGGTGAACAGCAGGAAGCTGATCGCAATGCCCTTCTTGCGGCCGATCCTGTCGGCCAACGGACCGAAAATCAGCGCTCCGAACATCATGCCGAACAGCGCCCATGCCTGAAGCGTACCGGCCTGCGGTTTGGTCAGGCCCCATTCGGCGATCAGCGTGGGCAAGACCGTGCCGGCGACGAACACGTCGTAGCCATCGACGACCAACAGCAGCGCGCAGAGCGCGACCACCGTCCATTGGAACCTCCCAAAGGGCCCGCTGTCTATGATCTCATTTACATCGATATTGCGCATGGTCACTCCTCCCCGAGTCGTTACGCATTCAGTTGCAAGGCTTCAGCCGAGATCTCCCCCGGCAACCGGCAGCACGCTGCCGGTAATGTAGGATGCCTCTTCCGAGGCAAGGAAAAGGATCGGCGCTGCCTGCTCCTCGATGGTGCCGTAGCGACGCATGAAGCTCGATTGCTTCACCTGGCTCACGACCTCGCCCATCCAGGCCTTCTCCTTCTCCGTATCACCGGCCGCATTGCGCGGAATACGACGCGGCGGTGCTTCCGTTCCGCCGGGCGCAGTTGCGACCACGCGAATGTTTTGGTCCGCCAGTTCCATGGCCAACGATTGGGTAATTGCGTTCACGCCGCCTTTTGCCGCCGAATAGGGGCCGCGATATATGCCGCGTGTCGCATTGGACGAAACATTGATGATTGTGCCGCGACCGCGCGCAAGAAAATGCGACAATACGGCATGACAGCAATAGAGCGTGGGCATGAGCGAGCGACGGATTTCCGCATCGATCTGTTGTGGCTCGAACTCGGCGAAGGGCCGCATTCGGATCGCCCCACCGACATTGTTGATCAGGATATCGACGCCGCCGAATGTTTCGGAGGCAAAGCCCATGGCTGCGGCGGCTCCCTCATAGGTCTCGAGGTCAGCGCTGAAGGCGGCCGCTTCGCCCTCCGCTTCCGCTGCCACCGCGGCAACAAAATCGGCGCGGTCAACGAACAGAATCCGGCCACCCTCTTTTGCCGCGCGAAGCGCAACCGCGCGACCAATGCCCTGTGCCGCGCCGGTCACCACCAGCACCTTGCCGGCAAACCGGCCCGGAAAATACCTCGGGCTCATGCCGCTTCCCTCGCAGGAGCATTTGGCGTGAACTTTTCGTAGTGGAAGTTTGCAGGTAACACGCCGGTCACGTCAAAATGCCGGCGGACCGCATCGACCATCGGCGGCGGACCACAGAGGTAAACATCGACGTCACCCCCGTGCAGGACTTCGGCCGGCATATGCTGCGTCACCCAGCCCTTGTGCGGGTGGTTTGAAACCTCATCTGCCACAACAGTTATGAAGGAAAAGTTCAGCAGGCGGGCGGCATAGGCCGCGATCTCTTCGACAAGCACCAGGTCAAGGTCACGGGTCACCCCGTAGATCATGTGGATCACTTGCTCTGAGCCTGCACGCGCCAGAACCTCCAGCATGGAGAGAAACGGCGCGAGCCCCGTGCCACCGGCAAGAAAAAGCAGCGGGCGTTTCACCTCGCGCAGATAGAAGCTCCCAAGCGGCCCGGTAATGTCGAGCCGATCGCCGGGTTTCGCGTCGGCAAGCCAGTTGCTCATCACGCCGCCTGGGATCTTTTTGATCAGGAATCCCAGGCGCTTGTCGCCGGGAGCCGAGGAGAAGGAATAGGACCGGCTCTGTCCGCTACCGGGCACATCGATATTGACATACTGACCAGGCAGGAAGGCGGGTGCGGCAGTTGCGTCCACATCCAGTTCCAGAACAATCGCCGCATCGTGGTGCGGCGTCACGGCCGCAACGGTCGCAGAGAATTTCTGGTGTCCGGTCTTGCAGGCGAGCGAGGTCGTCGGGATCGTCAGAACGCAGTCGGACGTCGGCCTCATCTGGCAGGTCAGCACCATCCCGCTTCCGGCTTCGTCGGCGGTCAAGGCATCCTCGATGTAGTCGTCGCCAAGGTCGTAGCTGCCGCTTTCGGCGCGACATTTGCAGGTGCCGCATACGCCATCGGAACAATCCATCGGCAGGTTGATCTTGGCGCGATAGGCGGCGTCTAGAAGCTTCTCGCCGCTGTTGCATCCGATGAAACGCGTTACGCCATCCTCAAAATTCAATGCGATCTGGTAGCACATGGTTTCTCCTCCCAGTCGTGACTGCACAAAGCCGGTATCAGATGTGATAAACGTCGATTACCTGGCGGATGTAATCGTTCTTCAGAACGATTTTCTTGTTCGATATCAGCAGCTTGTCGCCATCTTTCCGCAACGTGACGAACATCGTGCCAAAGAATTGGTCGGTGACCTTGTAGCGATGATTGAGCGTGTGGAAGTTGTAGCGCACGTCCACCTCCCCGCCCCTTTCAGCCATCACCTCGACATTGGTCACGTTGTGGCTGGTGCGCGGCTCCGGCGTCGAGGCGCCGGAGCGCTCGGTCTTGATGCGGAAGACCCGGTCTTCCAGCCCATCACGGTTGGGATAGAAGATCAGCGAAATCTGCGAGTGAGGATCCTCGGTGATCGCATCGTCATCGTCCCAGGCTGGCATCCAGTAGGTAACGTCGGGCGCATAACAGGTGAGCCATTCGTCCCATTGCCGATCGTCGAGGAAGCGCGCTTCGCGGAAGAGGAAAGCACAGATGCTGTCATAGGGAATGCTCATGCGACCACTCCCTGTCTTTCCGCCGCCAGTGCCTCACGCATGACGGTCACCCAGTATTCGTGCTGTCGCACGAACAGTCCCTCGTCCTCGCTGCGCTCGCCCGAGAGCAGCGGCTTAAGTCCCATCCGCTTGGCATTGTCATCGGGACCATCAATCCATAGTGGCGCGCCACGCGACAGGTCGTTCCACAAGGCCGCCGTGCCGGCATAGCCGGACTGGCAGGCACGGAATTCCTCCAGATCGTCTGCCGTGCCCATGCCGGAGACGTTGAAGAAATCCTCGTACTGCCGGATCCGCACGGCTCGGTCCTCGGCGCTTTCACCCTTCGGCGCGAAACAGAAGATGCTGATCTCCGTCTTGTCGACGCTGATCGGGCGCGTCACGCGAATCTGCGTCGAGAACTGGTCCATCAGGAAGACGTTCGGATAGATGCAGAGGTTGCGCGTCTGGTTGATGATAAAGTCGGCCTTTTCCTCACCGACACGCGCCTTGATTTCCTCGCGCTGACCGTAGACCGGGCGCACCTCCGGGTTCATCGTATTTGTCCAGAGCAGGATATGGCCGTTCTCGAAACCATAAACGCCGGCGACCGACTTGCTCCACGAATTGGCGTCGACCGCCTTGGTACCCTCTTCCTTGCGGCGTCCCATAGTGGCCGCATAGTTCCAGTGCACGGACGAGACGTGATAACCATCGCAGCCGTTTTCCATCTGGAGCTTCCAGTTGCCGTCATAGATGTAGGAAGAATTTCCGCGCAGCACTTCCAGACCCTGGGGCGCCTGATCGACGATCTGGTCGATGATGACCCGTGCCTCGCCGAGATAGTCGACGAGCGGTGCGACATCTTCCTTGAGGCTGCCGAACAGGAAACCGCGATAGTTCTCGAAGCGCGCGACACGCGTCAGATCGTGCGAACCGTTCTTGGCGAATTGCTCCGGATACTGGGTCGACTTCTCGTCCTTCACCTTCAGGAGTTTGCCCGTGTTGGAAAAAGTCCAACCGTGGAACGGGCAGGTGAAGCTGCCCTTGTTGCCATGCTTGCGCCTACAGAGCATTGCACCACGGTGGGCGCAGGCGTTGATGACGGCATTCAACGCACCGGTCTTGTCGCGCGTGATGACGACAGGCTGCCGGCCGATATAGGTGGTATAATAATCGTTGTTCTCCGGGACCTGGCTTTCATGCGCCAGATAGACCCAGTTGCTTTCGAAGATGTGTTTCATTTCAAGTGCGAACAGGTCTTCGTCGGTGAAGATGTCGCGGCGGCAACGGAATGTGCCGGCTTCATGATCGTCCTCAACGGCAGTGGCAAGCAGATGATCGAGGTCACGTGCCTTATCGATAATCGCGGACATGGCTTCTCTCCCGCAAGAGGCGGCTTTCCGGGCGCGCGCTTGCAACGATGTCAATGATCGGGGTGGTATGGGCGGCCCTGGCAAAGCCGCCGTATGATCAGGCCGCGGCGCGCTTGCGCTGCTCGTTGATCTGGTTGTCGACACCATCGACCAGCGCCGTCAGGTGGATATCGAACACGATCTCGGCAAAAGGCCCCTGGAGGCTATTGGCCGCGATGCTCGCCGCGTCGGTGCGTTCGATCACCGGCGGAACCAGGCCGTCGCGCGTCGCATAGGCAAAATCGTCATGAACCAGCGGGTCGCCTTCGATGTTGATCTGCGTTGTCAGTTTGCGGTGGCCTTCGGCGCTGATGAAGAAATGGATATGCGCGGGGCGCTGGCCGTGGCGACCGAGAGCAGAGAGAAGCCGCTCCGTCGGGCTGCCCGGTGGCACACCGTAACCGTTCGGCACGATGCTGCGAAATTTGTAACAGCCCTTGTCGTCGGCAACGATGGTGCGGCGCATGTTGAATGGCGCCTGCTTACCCGTCGGGTCGAAATGCGAATAGAAACCGCGAGTATCACAGTGCCAGACCTCCACGGTCGCACCCGGCAACGGCTTGCCGCCGGCATCATAGACAGTCCCATGCATGACCAGCGTATGGCCATTCGTGTCCGCGCCGTCGTCGAGACGGGCAAACCCCTTCGAGACCGGCGCACCGGCCACATAGAGCGGCCCTTCGATGGTCCGCGGGGTCGGGTTGTCAATGCCGAGTTCCGCGTCGATTGCATCGAGGCGCTCGTCAAGGAAGTGGTCGAGACCAAGGCCGGGCGAGATCAGGCCCGCTTGTCCCGTCGCGCCGATCTCGTTGAGCCAGGCGATGGCTGTCCAGTATTCGTCCGGGGTAATATCGAGATCATCGATTGTTCTGAATAGGTCCGACATGATCCTGTGCACGACCTGTTTGACGCGCGGATTGCCGCCGTCTTTATCGAGCCCGCTCAGGACCTTCAGGAAATCCTGGACATCGGGTCTGCCAAAAATCTTCACACTCATTTCATCCTCCACTCGGGTTTGCTTCAAAAAAGGTGGCGGATCCATCCTCCAGGACCCCGCCTACGAAACTGTCAGGTGTCATCGTCCCGGACCGACGAAGGATGGCGCACGAGGGGCGCCACCTGGATCTGCATGAACTTGAACAGCGGCAGGCCGGACAGGATCTCGTGCAACTCGGCATTGTCCTTCACGTCGAAGACGCTGTAGTTCGCGTAGGCCCCGGCGATGCGCCAGATATGCCGCCATTTGCCGCTCGCCTGCAGCGCCTGCGAATAGGCCTTTTCCCGCGCAATGATCTCGGCGGCCTCCGCCTGCGGCAAATCGCCGGGAATATTCACATCCATCCGTACGTGAAAAAGCATTGTCCTCTCCTCACCCTGCGCTGATCGTCTTGCGCAGACCATCGCGGGCGAAGAACGCGACCCGCTCCTCATCCAGTTCGATGCCGAGCCCCGGTCCGTCCGGCACGGCAAGCTCGAAGTCGCTGTAGTCCAGCGGTCTCGCGAGAATTTCTTCCGTCAGAAGCAGCGGACCAAACAGTTCCGTGCCCCATTGCAGGTTGGCAAACGTCGAGAAGACCTGCGCCGAGGCGATCGTGCCAACCGCACCCTCAAGCATGGTCCCGCCGTAGAGCCCGATCCCGGCCGCGTCCGCGATAGCCGCAACGCGCTGTGCGCCGTAGAGGCCACCACTCTGCGCGATCTTGACGGCGAAGACGTCTGCGCCGGCAATTATTGCAATTTCGAAGGCGGATTCCGGCCCCGTCAGCGCCTCGTCGGCCATCAGTGCCACGGGGAAACGGCGCACCAACCGGGCAAGGGTCGCAGTTGAGGCGACGGGTTGCTCGACCAAGTCGCAACCGGCATCGGCCAGCGCCGCCATGCCATAAGCCGCTTCGGTCTCGCTCCATGCCATGTTGACATCGACCCGGACCGCGCCTCGTTCCCCAAGCGCCTGCTTGATCGCGGAGACATGGGCGATGTCCTCCTTCAACCCCTTCGCTCCGATCTTCAGCTTGAAGATGCGGTGACGGCGCAGTCCGAGCATTCGCTCCGCCTCTGCGATATCCTTGGCCGTGTCGCCGGAGGCAAGGGTCCAGGCAACCGGCAGACGGTCGCGACGGCGACCGCCCAAAAGCTCGCTGACCGGCAGGCCGAGCCGCTTGCCATGCGCATCGAGCAGCGCCGTTTCCACTGCACTCTTGGCGAAGCGATTCTCCTTCACCATCTTGCCAATGCGCGCCATCAGTACCTGCACGCGGGCGGCATCCTGTCCGACCAAAACCGGCGCGAAATAGGTATCGATTGCGAGCTTCATGCCCTCGGGACTCTCCCCGCCATAGGCGAGCCCGCCGATGGTCGTACCTTCGCCAATGCCGACGATCCCGTCGCTGCAATGGATCTTCACGAGCATCAAGGTCTGCCCGTCCATCGTGGCGACCGATAATTTATGCGGTCGGATGGTTGGCAGGTCGACGAGCAGAGTCTCGATCCGCTCGACGGTGGGAGCGGTGCTTGCAGTCGGTGCAATGGGTGAAAATAGCTTGTTCATGCCGCGATCCTGCGGCAGCGGGGACCAGTTCGTCCAACACCATTTGCGTTGGACACTATACCTCTTGGGTATAGTATTGGGAAAATCGCCGCAGGGCGAGACTTACCGCAGCGCAACATACCCAAACAAGGAGAGAAAATGGATCTTCGTCAGCTCCGTTATTTCGTTGCGGTCGCGCGCGAACGCAATTTCACCCGCGCAGCGGAAATCCTGCATATCGCGCAGCCTCCACTTAGCCGGCAGATCCAGTTGCTGGAGGAAGAACTGGGCGTCCCGCTGATCATCCGAAAAAGCCGGCCGGTGCGACTGACGGAGGCGGGACGGCTCTTCTATGAGCAATCCCTGCAGGTTCTCGGCCGGGTCGAACAGATGCGCACGGCGACACGCCGGGTGGGGCTGAACCAGAACAGCATCTTTTCCATCGGCTTTGTCGCCTCCACCCTCTATGGCGGCTTGCCATCGCTGGTCCGCAAGCTCCGTCAGCACGCGCCGGAACTCGATATCCAGCTTCTCGAAATGGTCTCGGTACAACAGATCCCGGCCTTGAAGGAAGGGCGCATCGACATCGGCTTCGGCCGCCTGCGCCACAGCGATCCCAACGTCACCGGCATCGTACTGCGCGAGGAACGATTGGTGGTTGCCATTCCGAAGGGCACGCCGCTCGCCGAAAGCAACAGCCCCCTTCCCGTCGCCGCGCTCGCCGACCGGAAGATCATCGTCTACCCGAAGGAGCCACGACCGAGCTATGCCGATCAGGTGCTCAGTCTGCTGCAGGGCCACGACGCCCGCCCTTCCGAGGTCCACGAGGTCCGAGAGATCCAGACTGCGCTCGGTCTCGTTGCCGCAGATGCAGGCCTGTGCATCATTCCCGCCTCAGCCCGCCAGATGCGCTCAGACGTGCACTACCGGCTGATTGAGGAGAAAGACTTTACCTCTCCAGTCATCCTCAACCAGCGAGCCGGCGACACTTCTCCCTCCATCGGCCTGGTCAAGATGCTCATCCAGGAAATGTATGCCGAAAAGCCGCCTTGGCTGGACACCGACAACAATTACATCCCCTGAGCGCGCTAAGCTTGTCGGGTTTGCGCTCGATGGTATGTGGACCAGCGGTTACGCGCCTGGAGCAACCGGCTCGATATTCGGCGAGAACTCCAGCGGGAAGATGACCGCCTGCCCTGTCTCGGCGGATTTCTGCGCCGCAAGCCCCATGGCCACGGCCCACCAGCCGTCATCGATCGCAACCTCAACCTCCTGTTCGCCCTGCGCCGCCTTCTGGAAACGCCGATGCTGGTAGAAGGTCGAGCCATTGTGGTCTCCCGCCTCCAGCAATTGCGGATCAACTGGGATTTCCACCATGCGCGGCCCCTTGGGGTCACGCGGCGAGACGATCACCTGGGCAATCGGCGGCTCGCCCAGATGTTCCGGCCAGAACCGGCCCGGACCCGGCACCAGGCATTCGATCTTGCCCTTCGGCCCGACGGCGGAGATTTCCTCCTGATAGCGGGCGCCTTCGGCGAACATGCAGAGTTCCAGCATGGCGCGGGCACCGGAGGCGAAATCGACGATCACATAGGCATTGTCCCATATGTCGGATTTCTCGCCGCCATAGACCTCGTCGAGATGGTTCACCGCCTGACCGCCCGAAGCCATGACGCGCACCGGATCCGACTTCAGGATATGGCGCATCAGGTCGAAGAAGTGGCAGCACTTCTCCACCAGCGTGCCGCCGGTATTGCGGTTGAAGCGGTTCCAGTCGCCGACCTTTTCGAGGAAGGGAAACCGATGCTCGCGGATGGTCAGCATGCGGATGCCGCCGGTCGCCTCTGCAGCCTCCTCGATCATGCGCGCCACCGGCGGCATGTAGCGATATTCCATCGCCACCCAGATCGGGGCGGGATAGGCGGCGCGCAAGGCTGCAAGGCGGGGGGCATCGGCGGGATCGGTGAAGAGCGGCTTTTCAACGAGTACGGGCAGCGGCCGGATCGCGGCGATCTTTTCCAGCTGCTCCAGATGCAGATAGTTGGGGCTGGCGATCAAAAGGCAATTCACCGCCTCGACGGCCAGCACATCCTCGATCGAATCCACCAGTCTGGCGGTCGGCACGGCCTCGGCAGACAGTGCGCGCATGCCGGCATCCGGCTCGAAGATGGCGACCACCGCCGCATCGGGGAGAAGGGCGATATTGCGCAGGTGCTCCTGCCCCATCATGCCGCAACCGATGATCCCGTAATTCAGTCGTGCCACTCTTTCCTCCTCGGGCATGGATATCCGGGCATTGTCTGCCCGCTCATTTCAGGCGCGACACGTAGCGCGCCACCTCATGGTCGAGCCAGGTGCGGGAGACTTCGGCGCGGGCGCCCTCCTGGTCCTGGCTGATACGCTGGATATGGACGATCGGCGCACCGGCTGGTTGGCCGAAGACAGCAGGCGTCCACTCAGGCACGCGGTCGAGGCCGATCTGGTCCTCGGCGCGGGTGATCCAGAGCGACAGCCGGGTGCGATAGAAAAGATAGAGCGATTCAGACACGGCCTCCGGATCGATGCGCTCGACATAGGCGCCGTCGAGCCAGATCTCCTCCAGCGCGGCCGGGCGGCCAGACAGCCGGCGCAGGCGGCGGATCCGGTGGCCTTCATCGCTCACGCCAAATGCCGGCAGTTCCGCCGGCTTGGGCAGGCGCTCGATCGACAGGATCTCGGCTGTCGGCAGCCCGCCGCCGCCCAGAAGCTCCAGCCGGAACATCGAATAGACGCTCTTCGGATCGGCCAGCGCCCGGATGTAGTTGCCGGACCCCTGAACCCGCTCCAGAAGCCCGCGGCTCTGCAGTTCGGCCAGCGCCTTGCGCAAGGTGCCGACCGCAATGCCAAGCTCCTCCGCCAGGTCCCTTTCCGGCTTCAGTTTTTCCCCGTCGATCAGCCGGCCGGCAGCGATGTCGCGCACCAGAAGTTCGGCAATCTGCACATAGATGGGAAGGCTTCCGGGGGCGGCCGTCATGGGCGTGAAAGAGGGTCCAAGTTACGTTTTCGTCACGGCGAGAAAAAATTGATACACTATTGATCTACATCAAATCGGGTGTTAGGCAAGAGGAAAGTTTTCCGCGTGGAGGAGCCTCGCATGACCGTCGTACCCGTCACATCGGCCGATCTGGATGGCGCGGAAGTGTCGTGGTTTGCCGCGC
Coding sequences:
- the nrdI gene encoding class Ib ribonucleoside-diphosphate reductase assembly flavoprotein NrdI; this translates as MGGLVYFSSRSENTRRFVEKIGGDALRLPIDGTDEPPMPSEPFVLITPTYGGGGDKGAVPKPVIRFLNNPQTRHLLRGVIAAGNTNFGEAYGRAGKIIADKCGVPLLYRFELLGTQEDVAAVRQGLERFWTR
- the nrdH gene encoding glutaredoxin-like protein NrdH — encoded protein: MSITVYSKPACVQCTATTRALDRQGIDYTVVDVSEDAQAFALVSELGYRQVPVVIAGEQHWAGFRPDMISALA
- the pcaD gene encoding 3-oxoadipate enol-lactonase, translating into MPYLDLAGHRLHYRIDGDVAGRPWLLFCNSLGTDLGMWDRQVAALTQTYRVLRYDRRGHGRSSAPPARYALSDLGGDVLALLDALNIDRVHFCGLSIGGLTGQWLAIHAGDRLGKVVLCATAARIGTSDGWEDRMQAVRKSGLGGLVVATSDRWFTPDFTLAEPELVGGILDRFAATSPEGYVGCCSALADADLRGELDRIYHSLLTVSGEDDAVCPPSDLKAIAANVQRGRHVALAGRHIVNIESSAAFNAVLSDFLQNG
- a CDS encoding MFS transporter — its product is MRNIDVNEIIDSGPFGRFQWTVVALCALLLVVDGYDVFVAGTVLPTLIAEWGLTKPQAGTLQAWALFGMMFGALIFGPLADRIGRKKGIAISFLLFTVATLLTGFANTPDQFKLFRFFAGLGCGGLMPNAVALMNEYAPKRLRGTMVALMFSGYSVGGMVAAGLGIGLIPHYGWKPMFFVAAVPLLLLPFVLWKLPESLGFLIRQGEQEKARRIYARIAPSARLESGDTLVFTEKRGASASIAELFRHQRALRTVMLWVAFFCCLLLVYLLSSWLPKVLQEAGYAEKASLLSLFSLNFGGMAGAIAGGWLGDRFGLPKVVVGYFLAAAASIALIGYTPSAGLLFLLVFVAGATTIGTQILLYASVAQLYNLSVRSTGLGWASGVGRIGAIVGPTLGGVLLARELPLQQNFLIFAIPAMVSALAMLIFAVSNARRTEAAQLAVA
- the benD gene encoding benzoate diol dehydrogenase BenD, which codes for MSPRYFPGRFAGKVLVVTGAAQGIGRAVALRAAKEGGRILFVDRADFVAAVAAEAEGEAAAFSADLETYEGAAAAMGFASETFGGVDILINNVGGAIRMRPFAEFEPQQIDAEIRRSLMPTLYCCHAVLSHFLARGRGTIINVSSNATRGIYRGPYSAAKGGVNAITQSLAMELADQNIRVVATAPGGTEAPPRRIPRNAAGDTEKEKAWMGEVVSQVKQSSFMRRYGTIEEQAAPILFLASEEASYITGSVLPVAGGDLG
- the benC gene encoding benzoate 1,2-dioxygenase electron transfer component BenC, which gives rise to MCYQIALNFEDGVTRFIGCNSGEKLLDAAYRAKINLPMDCSDGVCGTCKCRAESGSYDLGDDYIEDALTADEAGSGMVLTCQMRPTSDCVLTIPTTSLACKTGHQKFSATVAAVTPHHDAAIVLELDVDATAAPAFLPGQYVNIDVPGSGQSRSYSFSSAPGDKRLGFLIKKIPGGVMSNWLADAKPGDRLDITGPLGSFYLREVKRPLLFLAGGTGLAPFLSMLEVLARAGSEQVIHMIYGVTRDLDLVLVEEIAAYAARLLNFSFITVVADEVSNHPHKGWVTQHMPAEVLHGGDVDVYLCGPPPMVDAVRRHFDVTGVLPANFHYEKFTPNAPAREAA
- the benB gene encoding benzoate 1,2-dioxygenase small subunit, coding for MSIPYDSICAFLFREARFLDDRQWDEWLTCYAPDVTYWMPAWDDDDAITEDPHSQISLIFYPNRDGLEDRVFRIKTERSGASTPEPRTSHNVTNVEVMAERGGEVDVRYNFHTLNHRYKVTDQFFGTMFVTLRKDGDKLLISNKKIVLKNDYIRQVIDVYHI